A part of Mesoplodon densirostris isolate mMesDen1 chromosome 10, mMesDen1 primary haplotype, whole genome shotgun sequence genomic DNA contains:
- the NRSN1 gene encoding neurensin-1, with translation MSSCSNVCGSEQAQAATEGGYQRYGVRSYLHQFYEDCTTSIWEYEDDFQIQRSPNRWSSVFWKVGLILGTVFVILGLTVLAVGFLVPPKIEAFGEANFVMVDTHAVQFNGALDMCKLAGAVLFCIGGTSMAGCLLMSVFAKSYSKEEKFLQQKFKERIADIKAHTQPITRAPGPGETKIPVTLSRVQNVQPIAAT, from the exons ATGAGTTCTTGCAGCAACGTCTGTGGGTCCGAGCAGGCACAGGCTGCTACCGAGGGCGGGTACCAGCGCTATGGAGTCCGGTCGTACCTGCACCAGTTTTATGAGGACTGTACCACCTCCATCTGGGAGTATGAGGATGATTTCCAGATCCAGAGATCACCTAACAGGTGGAGCTCAGTATTCTGGAAG GTTGGACTCATCTTGGGCACAGTCTTCGTGATTCTCGGATTGACTGTCCTGGCAGTGGGCTTTCTTGTGCCCCCCAAAATCGAAGCCTTTGGTGAGGCCAATTTCGTGATGGTGGACACACACGCTGTCCAGTTTAATGGAGCCCTTGACATGTGCAAGCTGGCGGGTGCCGTGCTCTTCTGCATCGGGGGCACGTCCATGGCAGGGTGCCTGCTGATGTCGGTGTTCGCAAAAAGCTACTCCAAAGAAGAGAAATTCCTTCAGCAAAAGTTTAAAGAGCGAATCGCAGACATCAAGGCCCACACCCAGCCCATTACAAGAGCTCCAGGCCCGGGAGAAACAAAGATACCAGTCACTTTGTCCAGGGTTCAAAATGTCCAGCCCATAGCGGCAACCTGA